One segment of Nostoc flagelliforme CCNUN1 DNA contains the following:
- the gcvH gene encoding glycine cleavage system protein GcvH, producing the protein MSFEYPQDFRYLDSHEYVRIDGEIATIGITEFAVHELGDIVFLELPEIGDALTRGENFGTIESVKAVEELNSPVTGTVIERNEALINSPEDVSEDPYGEGWFLKVRVNDPDEVEDALTADEYRAQVEGE; encoded by the coding sequence ATGTCTTTTGAATATCCTCAAGATTTCAGATACCTGGATTCTCATGAATACGTGCGAATAGATGGTGAAATTGCCACCATTGGTATTACTGAATTTGCTGTACATGAATTAGGTGATATCGTCTTTTTAGAACTGCCAGAAATTGGCGACGCTCTTACTAGGGGAGAAAACTTTGGCACAATCGAATCAGTGAAAGCCGTTGAAGAACTGAATTCACCAGTGACAGGAACAGTTATAGAACGCAATGAAGCCTTAATTAATTCTCCCGAAGATGTGTCAGAAGACCCCTACGGGGAAGGGTGGTTTTTGAAAGTGCGCGTCAATGACCCTGATGAAGTTGAGGATGCCTTGACAGCAGATGAGTATCGCGCCCAGGTAGAAGGGGAGTAG
- the gcvP gene encoding aminomethyl-transferring glycine dehydrogenase, which produces MVLNAPILKSNEQQVLDEKSQKSQKLSSFVPRHIGPNSDDIQQMLKVLGFPSLDALINQTVPQAIRLKQPLKLPEAESEYAALTSLKKVAAKNQVFRSYIGMGYYDSITPPVIGRNILENPGWYTAYTPYQPEIAQGRLEALLNFQTLIIDLTGLEIANASLLDEATAAAEAMSLSYGVCKNQANAYFVSGDCHPQTIDVLQTRAQPLGIKIIVGDHQTFDFDQPIFGAVLQYPASDGTIYDYRAFIEKAHAKGALVTVAADPLSLTLLTPPGEFGADIAVGSTQRFGIPLGFGGPHAAYFATKEEYKRLVPGRIVGVSKDAQGKPALRLALQTREQHIRREKATSNICTAQVLLAVMASMYAVYHGPDGLKQIAENIHSLTVLLAQGLKRLGYSVVSESFFDTLRVELGTHNLKDILAASEQLQINLRVFDATAVGISLDETTTPEDLIDLWHIFAGTDDLPFTLEELTSPSLSHLSLSRKSTYLIHPVFNRYHSETELLRYLHKLESKDLSLTTSMIPLGSCTMKLNATAEMIPVTWEEFGKIHPFAPLSQTQGYQLLFEQLEAWLAEITGFAGISLQPNAGSQGEYAGLLVIRQYHENRGEGHRNVCLIPTSAHGTNPASAVMCGMKVVAVACDSQGNIDVDDLKAKAEKHSNELAALMVTYPSTHGVFEEPIQEICAIVHSHGGQVYMDGANMNAQVGICRPGDIGADVCHLNLHKTFCIPHGGGGPGMGPIGVASHLVPFLPGHPVVTIDNSTQHSNIGAVAAAPWGSASILVISWMYIAMMGADGLTQATKVAILNANYIAKRLESYYPVLYQGKNGLVAHECILDLRSLKKSAAIEIDDVAKRLIDYGFHAPTVSWPVGGTIMVEPTESESKQELDRFCDALISIRQEIAEIESGKVDAQDNVLKNAPHTAESLITDEWHHLYSREQAAYPVPWTREYKFWPAVGRIDAAFGDRNFVCSCLPMDAY; this is translated from the coding sequence GTGGTATTAAACGCCCCTATTCTCAAGTCTAATGAGCAGCAAGTGCTGGACGAAAAAAGTCAAAAAAGTCAAAAGTTAAGTAGTTTTGTGCCAAGACACATTGGCCCTAACTCCGACGATATCCAGCAAATGCTTAAGGTTTTGGGGTTTCCCAGCCTGGATGCTTTAATCAACCAAACAGTCCCGCAGGCAATTCGGCTGAAGCAACCGTTAAAGTTACCAGAAGCCGAAAGTGAGTATGCAGCATTGACATCATTAAAAAAAGTTGCTGCCAAAAATCAGGTTTTTCGTTCATACATCGGTATGGGATATTACGACAGTATTACCCCACCTGTTATTGGGCGTAATATCCTAGAAAACCCCGGTTGGTATACTGCCTACACTCCTTATCAGCCAGAAATTGCCCAAGGACGACTAGAAGCACTGCTAAATTTCCAAACCCTGATTATCGACCTTACAGGTCTGGAAATCGCCAATGCTTCGTTACTTGATGAAGCCACAGCCGCAGCTGAAGCGATGAGCCTAAGCTATGGTGTTTGTAAAAATCAGGCAAATGCCTATTTCGTCTCTGGTGATTGTCATCCCCAAACTATCGACGTGTTGCAAACACGCGCTCAACCATTAGGGATTAAAATTATTGTTGGGGATCATCAAACATTTGATTTTGATCAACCAATTTTTGGGGCTGTTCTGCAATACCCCGCTAGTGATGGCACCATTTACGACTACCGCGCTTTTATAGAAAAAGCCCATGCTAAGGGTGCATTGGTGACGGTAGCAGCAGATCCTTTAAGTTTAACTTTGCTCACCCCTCCTGGGGAATTTGGCGCTGATATTGCTGTAGGCAGCACTCAGAGGTTCGGTATTCCGTTGGGGTTTGGGGGGCCTCATGCGGCATACTTTGCTACGAAGGAAGAGTATAAGCGGCTGGTTCCAGGGCGAATTGTGGGAGTATCAAAAGATGCTCAAGGTAAGCCTGCATTGCGTCTCGCCTTACAAACCCGCGAACAGCACATCCGCCGCGAGAAAGCTACTAGTAATATTTGTACTGCACAGGTTTTGCTGGCGGTAATGGCGAGTATGTACGCCGTCTATCATGGGCCAGATGGACTGAAGCAAATTGCTGAAAACATCCACTCCTTGACGGTGTTGTTGGCACAAGGACTGAAACGTTTGGGTTACAGCGTTGTTTCCGAATCTTTTTTTGATACGCTGCGAGTAGAACTGGGAACACACAATTTAAAAGATATTCTGGCAGCCAGCGAACAACTTCAAATTAACCTGCGAGTTTTTGATGCAACTGCTGTTGGTATCTCGCTGGATGAAACTACTACACCAGAAGATTTAATCGACCTCTGGCATATTTTCGCTGGTACAGATGATTTACCTTTTACCCTAGAAGAATTAACTTCTCCCTCTCTTTCCCATCTCTCCCTCTCCCGTAAGAGTACATATCTCATTCACCCAGTTTTTAACCGCTATCACTCAGAAACTGAATTATTGCGCTATCTGCACAAGCTGGAAAGCAAGGACTTGTCGCTAACAACATCAATGATTCCCTTGGGTTCTTGCACAATGAAGTTGAATGCGACAGCTGAGATGATTCCGGTAACTTGGGAGGAATTTGGCAAGATTCATCCATTTGCCCCCTTGTCGCAAACGCAAGGTTATCAACTCCTGTTTGAGCAACTTGAGGCATGGTTAGCTGAAATTACTGGTTTTGCGGGTATTTCTCTGCAACCAAATGCTGGTTCTCAGGGCGAATACGCTGGACTTTTAGTAATTCGTCAATATCACGAAAATCGTGGAGAAGGACACCGTAATGTTTGTTTGATTCCCACCTCGGCACATGGGACAAACCCAGCAAGTGCGGTGATGTGCGGAATGAAAGTGGTAGCAGTAGCCTGTGACTCACAAGGTAATATTGACGTTGATGATTTGAAGGCTAAGGCTGAAAAACACAGCAATGAACTAGCCGCCTTAATGGTGACATATCCCTCAACTCATGGTGTTTTTGAGGAGCCAATTCAGGAAATCTGCGCTATTGTCCACAGTCACGGTGGACAAGTTTACATGGATGGGGCAAATATGAACGCCCAAGTGGGAATTTGCCGTCCTGGAGATATTGGCGCGGATGTCTGCCATTTAAACTTGCATAAAACCTTCTGTATTCCTCATGGTGGCGGTGGCCCTGGTATGGGGCCTATTGGGGTAGCCTCTCATCTCGTGCCTTTTCTCCCTGGACATCCTGTTGTCACTATCGACAACTCAACTCAGCACTCTAATATTGGTGCGGTTGCTGCTGCGCCTTGGGGTAGTGCTAGTATCTTGGTGATTTCTTGGATGTACATCGCCATGATGGGTGCAGATGGTTTAACTCAAGCAACTAAGGTGGCGATTCTCAATGCTAACTACATCGCTAAGAGACTGGAATCGTACTATCCGGTTTTGTATCAGGGGAAAAATGGTCTAGTTGCCCATGAATGTATTTTAGATTTACGATCGCTCAAAAAATCAGCTGCGATCGAAATTGATGATGTTGCCAAGCGTCTCATAGACTACGGTTTCCATGCGCCGACTGTCTCCTGGCCTGTAGGGGGTACAATCATGGTGGAACCTACAGAGAGTGAATCTAAACAAGAGTTAGATCGTTTCTGTGATGCGTTGATTTCTATTCGCCAAGAAATCGCCGAAATAGAATCAGGTAAGGTGGATGCTCAAGATAATGTTTTGAAGAACGCACCCCACACTGCTGAAAGTCTCATCACCGACGAATGGCATCATCTTTATTCTCGTGAACAAGCTGCTTACCCCGTCCCTTGGACTCGTGAGTATAAATTCTGGCCTGCTGTTGGTCGCATTGATGCAGCCTTTGGTGATAGGAATTTTGTTTGTTCTTGTCTACCAATGGATGCTTATTAA
- a CDS encoding SDR family oxidoreductase, whose protein sequence is MKKLLITGASGFLGWHLCQLAKQEWEIYGTYFSHSLEIPGIKMLKVNLTDFQELQRIFSDIKPAGVIHTAAQSQPNFCQTHPEESHAINVTASCNIAGLCADNSIPCAFTSTDLVFDGLNAPYRETDSVCPVNLYGEQKVMAEAGMLERYPMTALCRMPLMFGAETPTAKSFIQPFIQTLQAEKELNLFIDEFRTPVSGTTAAKGLLLALKKVNGIIHLGGKERISRYDFGQLLVEVFKLPATKLKSCRQQDVKMAAPRPADVSLDSSKAFGLGYQPLSLREELEELGVLIPNS, encoded by the coding sequence ATGAAAAAATTGTTAATCACCGGAGCAAGTGGTTTTTTAGGATGGCATCTTTGCCAGCTTGCAAAACAAGAATGGGAAATTTATGGTACTTATTTTTCCCATTCTCTAGAAATTCCTGGCATCAAAATGCTAAAAGTGAACTTAACAGATTTTCAAGAATTGCAGCGTATCTTTAGTGATATAAAACCAGCAGGAGTTATTCATACTGCTGCACAATCGCAACCAAATTTTTGTCAAACCCACCCTGAAGAATCGCACGCAATTAACGTCACAGCATCCTGCAATATTGCCGGACTTTGCGCGGATAATTCTATTCCTTGTGCTTTTACCTCAACTGATTTGGTTTTTGATGGTTTAAATGCTCCCTATCGAGAAACAGATTCCGTGTGTCCTGTCAATCTTTACGGTGAGCAAAAAGTCATGGCGGAAGCAGGTATGCTAGAAAGATATCCCATGACAGCACTGTGTCGGATGCCGTTAATGTTTGGTGCAGAAACACCCACAGCTAAAAGTTTTATTCAGCCATTTATTCAAACTTTACAAGCAGAAAAAGAACTGAATTTATTTATTGATGAATTTCGCACCCCAGTAAGTGGAACAACTGCCGCCAAAGGACTTTTATTAGCATTAAAAAAAGTTAACGGCATCATTCACTTAGGTGGAAAAGAGCGAATTTCACGTTATGATTTTGGGCAGCTATTAGTTGAGGTATTTAAACTTCCCGCCACCAAACTCAAATCCTGCCGTCAACAAGATGTGAAAATGGCAGCGCCTAGACCAGCAGATGTTTCTTTGGATAGTTCCAAAGCATTTGGATTGGGGTATCAGCCTTTATCTTTACGAGAAGAATTGGAAGAGTTAGGAGTTTTAATTCCTAACTCCTAA
- a CDS encoding tetratricopeptide repeat protein: MVFQRCLVASGLIAFFAFGCSGGANSSTENTTKVVQENNVTQLFIEAKATQKAEDFFHQGNNLLDGQRYEDAIKAYDRAIAIKFESPEAWINRGIALTSLQRYQDAIASYDKAIAIQPDKYEAWYNRGIALTSLQRYQDAIASYDKAIAIQPGKYEALINRGIALTKVHRYQDAIASYNKAIAIKQDLHQAYYNKACSYALQSNLELAIENLDKAIEFVPDKYKKLAKTDPDFSKVRSAKQFQKLLQ, from the coding sequence ATGGTTTTTCAGCGCTGCTTGGTTGCATCTGGCTTAATAGCTTTCTTCGCATTTGGCTGTAGTGGTGGGGCAAACTCATCAACAGAAAATACTACAAAAGTTGTGCAAGAAAATAATGTGACCCAGCTTTTCATAGAAGCGAAGGCTACCCAGAAAGCAGAAGATTTCTTCCATCAAGGTAATAATTTATTAGATGGACAACGTTACGAAGATGCAATAAAAGCTTATGATAGAGCAATCGCCATCAAATTTGAGAGTCCTGAAGCTTGGATTAACCGTGGCATAGCCTTAACATCGTTGCAACGTTACCAAGATGCGATCGCATCATACGACAAAGCGATCGCTATCCAACCCGACAAATATGAAGCCTGGTATAATCGTGGCATAGCCTTAACGTCGTTGCAACGCTACCAAGACGCTATTGCATCCTACGACAAAGCGATCGCCATCCAACCCGGCAAATATGAAGCCTTAATTAACCGAGGCATTGCTCTGACAAAAGTACACCGCTACCAAGATGCGATCGCGTCTTATAATAAAGCGATCGCCATTAAGCAAGATTTGCACCAAGCATATTACAATAAAGCTTGCTCTTACGCTTTACAAAGTAACCTTGAATTGGCAATTGAGAATTTAGATAAAGCAATCGAGTTTGTCCCTGATAAATACAAGAAGTTAGCAAAAACTGACCCAGACTTTAGCAAAGTGCGTAGTGCAAAGCAGTTTCAGAAATTACTGCAATAG
- the crtO gene encoding beta-carotene ketolase CrtO: MQEYDVVLIGAGHNGLVCAAYLLKAGYSVLLLEKRSVPGGAATTEECLPQEAPGFKFNLCAIDHEFIHLGPVVEELELEKYGLHYLECDPVVFCPHPDGKYFLAHKSLEKTCAEIARYSERDAKKYAEFVDYWQRAIGAMVPMFNAPPKSIIDIVGNYDIKKLKDLFSMIGSPNKTLDFIRTMLTSAEDLLNEWFDEEFLKAPLARLAAELGAPPSQKTLAIGAIMMAMRHNPGMARPRGGTGALVKALVDLVTSKGGVILTDQHVEKVLIDDGKAVGVRVAGNTEYRAKYGVISNIDAKRLFLQMTDKSDIDEADPDLWERLERRIVNNNETILKIDLALDEPLRFPYHAHKDEYLVGSILIADSVAHVEQAHSKCSLGEIPDADPSMYVVMPSYLDPTLAPPGKHTVWIEYFAPYQIAGAEGTGLRGTGWTDELKNKVADKVVDKLADYAPNVKNATIARRVESPAELGERLGAYKGNYYHIDMTLDQMVFFRPLPEIANYKTPIENLFLTGAGTHPGGSISGMPGRNCARVFLQAKHPISQTLKDARDSIKSTVESVFGIN, translated from the coding sequence ATGCAAGAGTATGATGTTGTGCTGATCGGTGCCGGACACAATGGGTTAGTTTGTGCAGCTTATTTGCTGAAAGCTGGTTATAGCGTCCTGTTACTAGAAAAGCGTTCTGTTCCAGGCGGTGCAGCAACAACTGAAGAATGTTTACCACAAGAAGCTCCTGGATTTAAATTTAACTTGTGTGCTATTGACCATGAATTTATTCACTTGGGGCCGGTAGTTGAAGAATTAGAACTAGAAAAATACGGCTTGCATTATTTGGAGTGTGATCCAGTTGTTTTCTGTCCTCATCCTGATGGTAAGTATTTCTTAGCACATAAATCGCTGGAAAAAACTTGTGCAGAAATCGCTCGTTATAGTGAACGGGATGCCAAAAAATACGCAGAATTTGTAGATTATTGGCAACGAGCGATCGGTGCAATGGTTCCTATGTTTAATGCACCGCCAAAGTCAATTATAGATATCGTTGGCAACTACGATATCAAAAAATTAAAAGATTTATTTTCGATGATTGGTTCCCCAAACAAAACGCTGGACTTTATTCGCACCATGTTAACCAGCGCAGAGGATTTACTTAACGAGTGGTTTGATGAGGAATTTCTAAAAGCGCCACTAGCCAGGCTCGCAGCAGAACTTGGTGCGCCGCCATCGCAAAAAACCCTTGCCATTGGTGCAATTATGATGGCGATGCGTCACAACCCTGGAATGGCCAGGCCACGCGGCGGAACTGGCGCACTTGTGAAAGCTTTAGTGGATTTAGTCACAAGTAAAGGTGGCGTTATTCTGACAGATCAGCATGTTGAAAAAGTTTTAATTGATGATGGAAAAGCTGTTGGTGTACGAGTGGCTGGTAACACCGAATATCGGGCTAAATACGGCGTAATTTCTAATATTGATGCCAAGCGGTTATTTTTGCAAATGACTGATAAAAGCGATATTGATGAAGCCGATCCTGACTTATGGGAAAGATTAGAACGCCGCATCGTTAATAATAACGAAACTATCCTCAAGATAGACTTAGCTTTAGACGAACCACTGCGCTTTCCATACCACGCCCATAAAGACGAATATCTCGTTGGTTCTATCTTAATTGCCGATTCCGTGGCTCATGTAGAACAGGCTCATAGTAAATGTAGCTTAGGAGAAATTCCTGATGCTGACCCATCAATGTATGTGGTCATGCCTAGTTATTTAGATCCCACATTAGCACCACCAGGTAAGCACACTGTATGGATTGAGTATTTTGCCCCTTATCAAATTGCTGGTGCAGAAGGCACTGGTTTAAGAGGTACTGGTTGGACAGATGAATTGAAAAACAAAGTTGCAGATAAAGTGGTTGATAAGTTGGCAGACTATGCACCAAATGTCAAGAACGCAACTATCGCCCGTCGTGTAGAAAGTCCAGCAGAATTAGGAGAAAGATTAGGTGCGTATAAAGGGAATTATTACCATATTGACATGACTTTAGATCAGATGGTATTTTTCCGTCCCTTGCCAGAAATAGCAAACTACAAAACGCCAATTGAGAATCTATTTTTGACTGGTGCAGGTACTCATCCAGGTGGTTCGATTTCGGGAATGCCAGGACGCAATTGTGCGCGTGTATTTTTGCAGGCAAAACATCCCATTAGTCAAACTCTGAAGGATGCACGCGATTCGATTAAGTCAACTGTAGAGTCGGTGTTTGGAATTAATTAA
- a CDS encoding LmeA family phospholipid-binding protein gives MPDENRLEEKFLSQEAERRVSEKLDTVEEIEIDVQTDLLKIVQGQADGVSVTGQGLVIQEGLRVQEIKLQTESIAINPFSAIFGQIELNEPVNAIARIIVTEVDINHALTSDLIRTQMQNLQLDVDGDIVSFEPQKIQVFLPGDGKIECRGKVLLKEMGKTRPFAYTAILRPRTNLQPAMLESFNCTEGEGISIELVTAFMHKAKELMSLPYLKWEDIAFSIKDIKVEIGSLILLVETQVKQIPSSLTILSP, from the coding sequence ATGCCTGATGAGAATCGGTTGGAGGAAAAATTTCTATCACAGGAAGCTGAAAGGAGAGTATCCGAAAAGCTAGATACAGTAGAAGAAATAGAAATAGATGTACAAACCGATCTTTTGAAAATAGTTCAGGGACAGGCGGATGGAGTTTCGGTTACAGGCCAAGGATTAGTAATCCAAGAAGGCCTTCGGGTACAGGAAATAAAACTGCAAACAGAAAGTATTGCCATTAATCCCTTCAGCGCTATTTTTGGTCAAATAGAACTTAATGAGCCAGTAAATGCCATAGCTCGCATTATAGTTACAGAAGTAGATATTAACCACGCCTTGACCTCAGACTTGATTCGCACCCAGATGCAAAATTTGCAATTGGATGTAGATGGCGATATTGTTAGTTTTGAGCCGCAAAAAATTCAGGTATTTTTACCTGGTGATGGCAAAATAGAATGTAGGGGAAAGGTGCTGTTAAAAGAAATGGGAAAGACTCGCCCTTTCGCTTACACCGCGATTCTTCGCCCACGGACTAATTTACAACCCGCGATGCTAGAGAGTTTTAACTGCACTGAGGGAGAGGGTATTTCAATAGAATTAGTTACAGCATTTATGCATAAAGCTAAAGAACTAATGAGTCTACCATATCTTAAATGGGAAGATATAGCCTTTTCTATTAAAGATATAAAAGTAGAAATTGGTAGTTTAATACTTCTGGTAGAAACTCAAGTAAAGCAAATACCATCATCGTTAACCATACTATCTCCTTAG
- a CDS encoding cytochrome P450, translated as MKVLDNLRTPSLLQTLQLIAQPTKTLENCAAKYGDIFTMRVMGLKSPPIVFFSHPQAISDCFAIPAKKLDFKKATHVFKPLFGENSIVFKEARSHQQQRQLLLPAFHGDNLKSYGQAICQITEEVTQNWTSGTDICIHSFMSNITLEIILKVVFGITHGARYNTLADITNPEAITQLSYLNAVCQETLRIHPIALICTPRMVKDRVEMMGHEFTSETVLVPCIYLAHRRAETYPEPEQFRPERFLNQKFSPYEYFPFGGGYRGCIGAAFSMYEIKLATAIILSRFELSLTDKRPVHPVRRGITIVPSGGVKMVVTKKAKLKKQTILST; from the coding sequence ATGAAAGTACTTGATAATCTACGCACACCATCATTGCTACAAACTCTGCAATTAATTGCTCAACCCACAAAAACTTTAGAAAACTGTGCCGCCAAGTATGGTGACATTTTCACAATGCGAGTAATGGGTTTAAAGTCACCACCGATAGTATTTTTTAGCCATCCCCAAGCAATTAGTGATTGTTTTGCTATACCTGCAAAAAAGTTAGATTTTAAGAAAGCAACCCATGTCTTTAAACCCTTATTTGGAGAGAATTCTATTGTATTTAAAGAGGCGCGATCGCACCAACAACAACGCCAGTTATTACTACCAGCATTTCATGGCGATAATTTAAAATCTTATGGACAAGCAATTTGTCAAATAACTGAAGAAGTTACACAAAATTGGACATCAGGTACAGATATTTGTATACACAGTTTCATGTCAAATATAACTTTAGAAATTATCCTAAAAGTGGTATTTGGTATTACTCATGGTGCGCGTTACAACACCTTGGCTGATATCACAAATCCTGAAGCAATTACACAATTATCTTATCTTAACGCCGTCTGTCAAGAAACACTGCGAATTCATCCTATTGCTTTAATTTGTACACCGCGAATGGTAAAAGATAGAGTGGAAATGATGGGGCATGAATTTACATCAGAAACAGTTTTAGTCCCTTGTATTTATTTAGCACATCGGCGAGCCGAAACTTATCCAGAACCAGAACAGTTTCGTCCAGAAAGATTTCTCAACCAAAAATTTTCACCTTACGAATATTTCCCCTTCGGTGGGGGTTATCGCGGTTGCATTGGTGCGGCATTTTCGATGTATGAAATAAAATTAGCAACAGCCATAATATTATCCCGTTTTGAATTAAGCCTTACTGACAAACGTCCAGTACATCCAGTCCGTCGTGGTATTACAATTGTCCCAAGCGGCGGTGTAAAGATGGTTGTTACCAAAAAGGCAAAACTTAAAAAACAAACAATACTTTCTACTTGA
- a CDS encoding phosphoketolase family protein, translating into MTAISPKASSALPNFSEGIQYFGETLPDFETYGATPAIESGKVAIASPTDKAAVYQTLLAADALRYLTLQVTASKASGHPGGFASQAEAYASLVMLGYKNIITEVGHHAPGFYSAMFLDRSLEDMGIFTVQELRDRFREKHGLLGHLSGFIPGILAPAGPLGQGQHFAMAAALLHKDKLFPFTVGDGGLGEPYIVSAIAHFHTAYPAATNFLPVLVWNGYSQEHHSMVSLKTNEQMQAYWQGNGFDEVVLVDAKDFDDQNQPGDYVDSTAFSFEKRLEFTQAVLSGVDKAARSALGGKLTVFIIKQLKGAGVHARGAKSHNLYPKDTLDAPHIVSALQTRALSAEAWQLVRTNAERAGGGPAAKTVVTEFEFPLPELGELPLEEYAVGGEPKVSTTAMGRLVGIVGNKDQNFLVTNADGNEASGIANINQALKIIHPTTDDLYNQAPNGQVYEPLSEDACAGLAAGLALMGARTLWCSYESFAINGLPIWQTVTQAMAELRRQTPSTITLFTAGALEQGRNGWTHQRPEIEAYFASLMRNGNVFPLFPPDANSIQACYDWALKTKNKGIVITASKSPLPIRTTLEQTRQGLRDGAVLLHEVAGDRQVVFAVIGDLTLMPVFEAAAFLETEGIGVKIITVINPRQLYRSHDTAWDTCSEPEGGFLDDAKFAELFDGDALIAVTGGAAGMLEPILLRSTAKRDTFAWKRGETTASAGELMAFNGLTAEALTKRAIALVH; encoded by the coding sequence ATGACTGCAATCTCCCCAAAGGCATCTTCAGCGCTTCCTAATTTTTCTGAAGGAATTCAATATTTTGGTGAAACACTACCAGATTTTGAAACTTATGGCGCAACACCTGCTATAGAGTCGGGCAAAGTAGCGATCGCATCTCCCACTGACAAAGCAGCTGTATATCAAACTTTACTCGCTGCCGATGCCCTCCGTTACCTAACTTTGCAAGTTACTGCTAGTAAAGCTTCTGGGCATCCCGGTGGATTCGCCAGCCAAGCAGAAGCTTACGCATCTCTTGTCATGCTGGGATACAAGAACATTATTACCGAAGTCGGACACCACGCCCCCGGATTTTATAGTGCCATGTTCTTGGATCGATCGCTAGAGGATATGGGAATTTTTACAGTCCAAGAATTGCGCGATCGCTTCCGAGAAAAGCACGGATTATTAGGACACCTTTCTGGTTTCATTCCCGGTATTCTCGCACCTGCGGGGCCTTTGGGACAAGGGCAACACTTTGCAATGGCGGCTGCACTGTTACACAAAGATAAGTTGTTCCCCTTTACAGTTGGGGATGGTGGATTGGGTGAGCCTTATATTGTAAGTGCGATCGCCCACTTCCATACAGCTTATCCTGCTGCCACCAACTTCTTACCAGTGTTGGTGTGGAACGGTTACAGCCAAGAACATCACAGCATGGTTTCCCTGAAAACCAATGAACAGATGCAAGCATATTGGCAAGGTAACGGTTTTGATGAAGTGGTGTTAGTGGATGCTAAGGATTTCGACGATCAAAACCAGCCAGGGGATTACGTTGATAGTACCGCCTTTTCTTTTGAGAAACGCCTAGAATTTACTCAAGCAGTACTTTCGGGTGTAGATAAAGCAGCGCGATCGGCCCTTGGTGGTAAGCTTACCGTCTTCATTATTAAACAACTCAAAGGTGCAGGAGTCCACGCGCGGGGTGCGAAATCTCACAACTTGTATCCTAAAGATACGCTGGATGCGCCGCATATTGTTAGTGCATTGCAAACCCGGGCTTTGTCTGCGGAAGCTTGGCAATTAGTCAGAACAAATGCCGAACGCGCCGGTGGTGGCCCAGCAGCAAAAACTGTGGTGACAGAATTTGAATTTCCATTACCAGAATTAGGCGAATTACCTTTAGAAGAATATGCAGTTGGTGGCGAACCCAAAGTTTCCACAACCGCGATGGGACGATTGGTGGGAATAGTTGGAAATAAAGATCAGAATTTTCTTGTCACCAACGCTGATGGTAACGAAGCATCAGGAATTGCCAATATCAACCAAGCATTAAAGATTATCCACCCCACAACCGACGACTTATATAACCAAGCACCAAATGGGCAAGTTTATGAACCATTGAGTGAAGATGCCTGTGCCGGTTTAGCTGCGGGTTTAGCGTTAATGGGTGCGAGAACTTTGTGGTGTTCCTACGAATCTTTTGCCATCAACGGATTACCAATTTGGCAAACTGTGACTCAAGCAATGGCAGAATTGCGCCGTCAAACTCCCTCGACTATTACTTTATTCACAGCAGGCGCATTAGAGCAAGGGCGCAACGGTTGGACTCACCAACGTCCAGAAATTGAAGCTTATTTTGCTTCGTTGATGCGAAATGGAAATGTTTTCCCATTATTTCCGCCTGATGCTAATAGTATTCAAGCCTGTTATGACTGGGCATTGAAAACTAAGAATAAGGGAATTGTGATTACAGCTAGTAAATCGCCATTGCCAATTCGCACAACTTTAGAACAAACTCGTCAAGGATTGCGCGATGGTGCAGTACTATTGCATGAAGTCGCTGGTGATAGGCAAGTTGTATTTGCTGTGATTGGCGATTTAACATTAATGCCAGTATTTGAAGCTGCTGCTTTCTTGGAAACTGAAGGTATTGGCGTGAAGATAATTACTGTGATCAATCCTCGGCAATTGTACCGTAGTCATGATACCGCGTGGGATACTTGTTCTGAACCCGAAGGCGGTTTCTTAGATGATGCGAAATTTGCCGAATTATTTGATGGCGATGCGCTAATTGCTGTTACTGGTGGTGCGGCGGGGATGCTAGAACCGATTTTGTTACGGAGTACAGCCAAGCGCGACACTTTTGCATGGAAACGTGGCGAAACTACAGCCAGTGCTGGTGAGTTGATGGCCTTTAATGGATTGACAGCTGAAGCGTTAACGAAACGTGCGATCGCGTTAGTGCATTAA
- a CDS encoding DUF4926 domain-containing protein, protein MIQELDRVILTSDIPEYRLEEGDIGTVVLRHQNGKGYEVGFVTLDAESVAIVSLHSIQVRPIGRR, encoded by the coding sequence ATGATTCAAGAACTTGATAGGGTTATTCTGACTAGTGATATACCAGAATATCGTTTAGAAGAGGGTGATATAGGTACAGTTGTTTTAAGACATCAAAATGGCAAAGGATATGAGGTTGGATTTGTCACATTAGATGCGGAAAGTGTGGCAATTGTTTCACTCCACAGCATACAAGTACGTCCCATTGGTAGAAGATAA